The Bombina bombina isolate aBomBom1 chromosome 9, aBomBom1.pri, whole genome shotgun sequence sequence aggattttcaacagtcttcttcattgtttgtttttctggtaaacgtaagggtcagaaagctacggctacttctctttctctctggttgagaagtattattagttttgcatatgagaccactggacagcagcctactgagagaataacggctcattccactaaggctgtttcttcttcttcttggtccttcaagaatgaggcttctgcggagcagatttgcaaggctgcgacttggtcttctttgcacactttttcaaaattttataaatttgatactttcgcttcggcggaggcttcttttgggagagaggttttgcaagcagttgtgccttctttttaggttacctgtcttgtccctccataatcatcggtgtcctctagcttgggtattggttcccaacagtaattgatgattccgtggactcaccgtatcttaaagggacactgaacccaaatttttcctttcatgattcagatagcacatgcaattttaagcaactttctaatttacccctattataaatttttcttcgttctcttgctatctttatttgaaaaagaaggcatctagcttttttttattagttcagaactctggatagcacttttttattggtggatgaattcatccagcaatcggcaagaacaacccaggttgttcaccaaaaatgggccggcatctaaacttacattcttgcatttcaaataaagagaatgaagaaaatttgataataggagtaaattagaaagttgcttaaaatgtcatgctctatcggaatcatgaaagagaagatttgggttcagtgtccctttaagaaagagaaaattaaatttatgcttacctgataaatgtatttatttctagataAGGTGAGTTCACGGCCCACCCTTTGTTTTAAGACAGTTGTCGACAATGAAACCAACTGATATCTTAGTAACTTTCTCTAATAGCCAAGTGTTATAGATACTCCAGATACCATGGTTCAAAGTAAAGTTGTTCCTGGCAActggccccaaggcagaacagtgtgcgatgtgcgatctcatcgcagaaactgtagtgtgtctgcagaaagacatggcggtaaaaaaaaaaaaaaatgcctgcgcttttaatttctacctgcaggGGCACTGTTCCGTTCTATCACAGTGGaaatatttactacgttcctctcttttcaatttcctacCACTTCCTGAaatccagtgcggtacagggaaacagcccattgcagaaaaggtaagtcagggcttaacacatTTTATTCGaggagccaaccaatatacttaggagccagatttagttttttaaaataaatgcatgtgtgtgtgtgtgtgtgtgtgtgtgtgttatgtgtgtgttaatatgtgttatgtatgtatgcggtcctgagtgccttacctccctctagcaaacaTAAGAGaaagttaaacatagttctcctagagcatctaaatatttgtcagatttagctactatgtcccagctatctgaggatgagttaacctctgtagcttcagagggtgaactttctgagttggagacttcagtttcgaaacctccttcagcggaggaaccctcctttaataaaaataaaaaaaacgcagatgctcaattttaaatttaaaggaggttctgtctacactagaggttccagaggctaaactccctgaggaacctaagatactTAAATTGgacagagtttatgaagacaggaaggtccctctgacttttcctgtgccagttaagatggcgaacattattagtaacgaatgggaaagaataggaacttcttttcccccttgtctacttttaagaaagtattcccagtccctgactctcaattatatttgtggggctccatccctaaggtggatggcgctatttctatgctggctaagcgtactactattcctctggaGGTTAGttcttcttcttttagagagcctatggataagaaaatggaaacttttctgaggaatgtttcaacatacagggtttttatttcaaccggcagcagctgtagccGCTACCTACTACTGGTGcgactctgtcggagctcattgaggtggagactcccctcgaggatattcaggagagaattaaagctatGAGAATTGATAACTCCATTTGTGACACGAATATGcagatttgcctaaatgcaaaggcttctggctttgctgtCCTAACCCGCCGGGCtccctggatttagaagtcatatccgcagatcaagacttcaaccagactgctttctcttcctttcaaggggaagattttattcgatcCAAGGCTGGattacattatttctatggttagcGGAGGGaatggtgccttcctaccgcaggataagaagaataggcctaagggatggcaattgtctaattttcgttctgacaaatcacaacgacagcaatcctcatcaAAGTTCAAGcagccaagagtacttggaagccggctcagtccgggaataagtccaaacagactaagaagcccaaagagaacaaatcggcatgaagggacggcccctgatccgggatcggatagagtatggggcagactgtctctttttttccgACACTTGGTTCCAGTATGTACAGGAtttttgggtcctggaggttgtatttcAGGGATACTGGATAGGATTCATATGATTGCCTGAAGTAATGCGATCCACAGAATGATCCTCTTTTTCTATGTTTGTCGAGGAACAATAGATGCGCTTTTGTGTAATGTGTAGAagaacagcgggcaagagccgctaatATTAATAGTGATCATAAGGTAACTTATTTTGTATAGtctgaaaagaaaaagaagagaaaaaaatttctccaacattggtgtgtccggtccacggcgtcatccattacttgtgggaaatattctcccccacagggaaaggcaaggagagcacacagcaagagctgtccatttagctccccctctggctccgccccccagtcattctccttgccgctctgaacaagtagcatctaccacggggatggcgaggagtttgtggtgttagttgtagttttttattcttctatcaagagtttgttattttaaaatagtgctggcttgtactatttactctataacagaaaagtgatgaagatttctgtttaagagggctatgattttagcagacagtaactaaaatccattactgttatcacgcaggactgttgaaacaagagaacttcagttgggggtaacagtttgcagactcatctgcttcaggtatgactggtctccttctaacaacacaggctaatgctagatgacagtcatatttcccctcaggaGAAAAGGTAAGccttttttctttcacctcagcaaaaaagataacaggcttcccctttttgttttttatgctggtagacactgttaggggcaaaatcgattggtttttattacaatatgataccatttgaaatattttgtaagctcacatacactggggaacgtttttttattgatctggcttgttttagacacctaaatctagtcaggaaggccccttcactctagtgtgctgagggaggaagcctcattttggtgcttcagctgcagaggtaacgcggcccagcccaaacccgcttggaagcccatgcaaggctggaacaagggtaaacaaaccaagaaacctgctgctgctaccaagacagcatgaaggggtagcccccgatccgggaccggatctggtagggggcagactctcttcgctcaggcttgggcaagagatgttctggatccctgggcactagagatagtttccaagggatacctgttagaattcaagggacttcctccaaagggaaggttccacctgtctcgcttatcttcagaccagataaagaaacaggcattcttacattgtgtaagagacctatcaaagatgggagtgataaacccagtcccctccggggaacaaggtctaggtttttactcaaacctgtttgtggttcccaaaaaagagggaactttcaggccaattctggatttaaagatattaaacaagttcctcagagttccatccttcaagatggaaaccattcggacaatcttaccgacaatccaacagggtcaattttttactaccgtggatctaaaggatgcgtatctgcatatcccaatccacaaatctcatcatcagttcctgaggttcgcctttctggacaaacattaccagtttgtggctcttccattcggtttagctaccgctcccagaattttcacaaaggtgctagggtcccttctagcggtcctaaggccgaggggcattgctgtagcaccttatctagacgacatcctaatccaagcgtcgtccctttccaaagcgagggctcatacagacattgtgttggcctttctcagatctcacgggtggaaggtgaacatagaaaaaagttcactgtcaccgtccacaagggttccttttctgggaacaataatagattctgtggaaatggagatctttctcacagaagtcagaaaggcaaagcttctaaaagcttgtcgagttcttaattctattcctcaaccctccatagctcagtgcatggaagtaataggactaatggtcgcagcaatggatgtggttccttttgctcgaattcatctaagaccattacagctatgcatgctcaatcagtggaatggggactatacagacttgtctccccaaattcaagtagatcaggtaaccagggactcacttctctggtggttgacccaggataacctgtctcagggaatgagtttccgcagaccggagtgggtcatcgtcacgaccgacaccagcctcttggggtggggcgcggtctgggactccctgaaagctcagggcctatggtcgcgggaagagtcgcttctcccgataaacattttggaactaagagctatattcaatgcgctcctggcttggcctcagctagcggaagccaggttcataagatttcagtcagacaacataacgactgttgcgtacatcaatcatcaggggggaacaaagagttccctagcgatgaaggaagtaaccaagataatccaatgggcagagaatcactcctgccatctatctgctattcacatcccaggagtagacaactgggaggcggactatttgagtcgtcagactttccatccgggggagtgggaactccatccggaggtctttgctcagttaacccaattatggggcattccagacatggatctaatggcgtcccgtcagaacttcaagataccttgctacgggtccagatccagggatcccaaggcgactctagtggatgcattagtggcgccttggtcgttcaacctagcatatgtgtttccaccgtttcctctccttcccaggctcatagccaggatcaaacaggagaaggcctcggtgattctgatagctcctgcgtggccacgcaggacttggtatgcagacctggtgaatatgtcatctgctccaccatggaagctacctttgagacaggatcttctagtacaaggtccattcgaacatccaaatctagttgccaggaacgaacagcagcatcaatagcttgttctatggcccggttgccacctggtagtagcttctttctgcccaattgtgcttttcacagagggaaactttcctgtagtatatcagtctgatcccgccgacatggtcagtccagccccgaaataccaggcaattcacctctgaacaaggaacatgacaaccccagactaacgtttcggcctccttttggacctcgtcagtgaggtgcagccatatccctctaagcacattgggcaaggagtccacgtctggtttccccccatcacccttagggagactatccccagggtcatatttacatatgtaaaaCAGAATgcgaagcagtctgccaggaacgaacagcagcatcaatagcttgttctatggcccggttgccacctggtagtataTTGTGCTATATATAAACCTTAGTTTGTTAGTAGAGAGGGGCTAACCTTCACTAAACTGCTGGGCGTGTAGGTAATACATAGTAAAACTGACTCTGGTCCCTTCATAATAAAGAAAATGATGGAAAACCAAGAACTAATAAACTTTCCAGCTCCTGCTTGTATATAATAATGCTCTAGTAAGTGAGATAAGCTCTTCATGTGAGTTAAGTTTATGAGGTGTGGGTAATAGTCAATTTACCAGCAGCGAGGACAGACTTGGATTCACTTCTACCCATAAGAGAAAGTACAATAACCCTATACTGAGTTTCAACTAAGTCTTTATGCAAAGGCATAGGATGtatatactaaaaccaaagtatCTCTCAACAGGTAACAGACCTATATAGTTAAACACTAACTGTTATCATCTAACCTGGTAGAATGTAGTATATCACATTTCAGTAAAACCTTCCTCTAACTATTTAGTAGAGCCTATGTCGGTCAGTAAGGAGGTTGTGGGCCCCTTCTATGAGATAAGGAACAGCAAATAACAGTAAAATCGTAGGATCTGTGTATCATAGTAAATCAAGCTACAGTAAATAAAATGCAGCTGGTGTTTGTATAAAATAGACCCATACTGAGAAGAAGTTAACATTGTGATATATGGGCCATAGTTTGCCAGTAAAAAGGAGCTAACCTTCACTGGATTACTGGGCACGTGTATAAAACATAATACTGACTCTGGCCACTTCATAATGAAGGTAATGGTGGAAAGCTAAAAGGATATGATTATCCTAATGTTAGTTTTGAGATAAATCTTTGTGAAAGGGCAAAGGATATATCAACTAGAAACAAATTATCTCTCAGCAAATAACAGGTCTGTTTAATAGAACTACATAATCAACTACTATCATTAAAGCTGTGACTCTATCCTCTAGCAGTTAAGCTAGTCTAGCAACTAATTAGCTATCCAACTCCTGCTCTCAAACAAGAGATATCCATCAGCTGTTGAAAGTTCTTGTTCGGAATAGTTTCTTGGGAATGCCAGGCAGACCATTTTATCTGGGAGTCATATACTGTGCAAAGGTCTAAGTCCTTCCATATAAGCAAGAGCAAAGTTGTTTGTTCAGCTGAAGAGGTGTAATTGGGCCAGGAATGTGATCTTTCTGAAAATGTCACTTTAAGAGCTGGCCAGGAGCTCTTAGAGATATATTTATCATACAGAACTGTTGCCTCATATAACTCAGGAACAGTAGTGTCTCCTTTAGATTGAGCGACTTCACACTGATTTAGGGTTGGGGAATCAGAGGCAAACAGGCTGCTGTCATTATCTGTCATTTTTACGTCTGACATGTCCTGAACCGAGTGAGAGCGTGCCGGTGATAGTCAAGCTTGATGATTAAGCTGCGTAGCATGCTATTGATGCAAGTCTCCATAGTGGATGATGATTGTGGCATCTTATTGGAATACGCGTCTGAGCATTAGGGGACAGTAGGAAATAAATTTACCTATGTGGCACCCCAAGGAACCTGGGGGGGGGGAGGATGGTGTATACTAGAAGCCGTGGTTGTCTGAGGCATTCAGGATACATGCGTGTGTCTTACTCTGAGCAGCGTTAGAGAGGGGTGCTTCTTTTTAGTATATATTCACTGGTAGCCTGTGATCAATGCTACATCAGCTCTGCATTGTGTCTGACTGAGGTCTCTGTCTAGTGGAATTACTCTGCTTAGTTACCTTGATAGCGGTGACCTCAGTGGCTGTATTCAGTTGTTATTCTGCCTGTCTGCTGAAGCGTTACTTCTCTGTAGCTGTCAACCGCTGTCTGGGCCCCTCTGTCAGAGTTATGTGATGGTCGCGCTATTATGGCGCACTTGGGAGATAGGCCTCGACGATGGAGCAGTGTGCAGGCTATCAGGAGATCCAAGTTGATCACACAGGATCAGTGTCATCTTTTGTTAGTATTTATCTAACATTTGGTCTGCTTTTAGGCTGGTAAAAGGCCAGTGAGACGGCTATTTAGTCTTTTGAAACATGGAGCTTCAGAGAAAAGCCGCCATCCCATTGCGGCGCTAGCTCCGCCCCCGCTCGTagtcatttttgtttaaaattgtatttaatatcaGAAGGTCACATTGCATTTCAGATGAATCTCATAAGGCTGCATGCTCTACAagttatttaaatggacagtctacttgaaaaagtttattgtttaaaaaggtagataatcccattgttacccattccccagttgtgtatAACCAACTCTTTTATAttcatacacttttttacctctgtaattaccttttatctaagcatctgcagactgccccttatatcattGCTTtttacaggcttgcattttagccagtcagtgcagactcataaataactctacggtagtgagcacaatgttatctatatggcacccatggGCTAGCACTgtcaaactataaaaaaaactgtcaaaatgcactgagataagaggcggcctttaaaggcTTAGGAATTAgctatcaacaaagaataacaagagaacaaagcagatgttatgataaaagtaaattggaatattgtttaaaattcattgacctatctgaatcattaaaggtttGATTTTTAACAAGTCTGTCCCTGTAACTACTGTGTATACATTCATCATCAAAAGAAGCCGTAGAAAACATACTTTCATTACTCAAATTTCATCaaagcaaaattaaactttgaaaGGAAGAGGATAAGTCTTTAAATTACTTTATAAAAGGCAAGTTGTCAAAAATAAGCCGAAACCAGAACAGCATTCCATGTCCAACTAAATATACAAATCCAATGACACAATACACCCTAAATAGGCACCAAAAACTTAtttctatattaaactatttaatattaCATCAGCAGCATTCAACACCCAAAAAGGCTGCAGCTTCCCCACACTGACCTAGTAGATTgttgaagatgtttcccatagttaTAATAGTTAAAGAACCGCTCTGGAccctcagagcactgctggtcccgagcagaaaTGACTGTTCATGACATAGCTGGGTTATGTGGTTGTGGCAGTTTTCTTTACTATGTGTTTAGCTTTTTTCTGGGTTTTAAACAAAAAGCATTAAGgcatcactagtgataaaattataTGGTCTATTAAATTGTACTTTTGtagatttaatttatattaataataaataagatTTTGACTAataccatattttttttatttattgtttttcatGTTAAATTCGCATTTCTACGCTGACATTTTGTCTGTTTTGTTGACAGGCTCAACTGTCTTTAGAACTGCAACGAGACAGTCACATCAAACAGCAGCTGTTAATTCAAGAGCGATTGAAAAGAGCCAGAAGAGAAGAAAAACTTCGAACTCAACCAAAAGCGAAAGAAAAGGAATCCATTGCTCATCTCCAAGCCTCTTACAGGTTATCTACAGATGATGTTGACAGCAAAAATGCACTCCTTTCTGCAGGGCAGAAACCTAGTTCCATCCCAGGGAAGTATTTGCAAGAAACCCACAGTGTCTTTGAAAGAGAACCAGACTCCTTAATCTATTTGCTACAGAAAAGAAGGGAGCCATTAGAGGAACATAAGGGAAACCGAATCCCAAAAGATGACAAGACAAAACTAGAGGAACAGGCAACCAAAATTAAAGAGTTAAACCTACTGGTTGACACTCTTTTGGTTGAAAACGAAAAGTTAAAAAAGGAAAACCGAAAGCTGCGAGCAGAGGTAGTAAGGCTGCAAAAAGCTCCTGAAAAAGAGATAGATGTAGACACAGACTTCGTGGAGAAGTCCGAGTTATGGAGTCTACCACAGCCCATGGAAAGTTCAACCAACACTGCCCCCTCATGGCAAAGGTTTGTAGCAAATCCTGGAAAAGGTACAAACATTTCCATACCTAATCTTCCTCCCTTAGACATTCCTTTGCCAGATCTTCCTCCATTGGAGCTCCCAGAAGATATACAATCTCAACTTAAAGGACTTATGGATAGCTAGAAGACAAAACCAATGTTTTACAGCTTCAGTACAATCACCAGAAAAGGGAAAAACCAACACGTCAGCAATATTATTAGGTTGCCCTCCTTATTGTAGAAGGATATTCAATGCAGTATACTGATAGACATGTCACTGTGAAACCTTCAATATATTATCGTCTGATAAATGGATATAGAATACCCATGACTGGTGATAAGCAAGCGCAGCTCCCAGGACTTcagtttttgttctgttttttttttttcataccaaaTTAAATAACTTCccgttttgtttttgttcttcagAAAATATTTAGCTACAATTTATAATTGTTCTATAGATTTCCATAACAAAGGTAATGCAGTACCTATTTATCATGGTATTTTAAATGCTTTCTGTAGTACATTCAGAATGTATGCGTTTTTTATGGACAGTTTTCTTAACTCCGAAAATAGTGTATACACTATGACTCATGAATTTATTTGTGCCACATTGCACACCTAACTCCATTTTAACCTCAAACCAAGCTGGACTGATAatacaacttttattttattttttgttatagttTTCCACAAAAGGAGAAACCAAACTATAGGCTCTTCTATTTCTAAATGATcagtttacaaaataaaaaaaatcagggtGCATCACGAATAATTTCGCTGTATATTAAGGTATGCATTTAAAGAAATACTTATTAAACAGATCAGTGTCTTGTTATTATGGTGCATGAGTGCAAGTAATTCTGAATGACAGTATTTGATTGAAAATAATAAAGTGTGTGTTATATCTTAAAGTCTCAGGATTATTCTATGCAGAAATTCAAATCAATAGTTTTGTTTCATATAGCATAATTACGTGTTAAAATAATGTTGTCCACATACTCATAAGTTTAACAGTAAGGGACCAGTATAATAAAATGTGAAtgctgattttgatgtatgttataTTAAACTTTATCAATATTAACAGTTGTTGTTTTGTTATATTTAGTTGTATAAAAGGCAGGTAATCAGGGGAGACTGGTTCAGTGGAATAAAATTCAGCACTTTATAGATAATGCAggctgcatttaaagggatagtcttgtcaaaattaaaatttaatgatacagagcatgcatttttaagcaaatttctaattcactcctattaacaTTGTTtcgttgtactcttggtatctttatttaaaaaatctgtaatgtaagcttaggagccggaccattttctccaacattggtgtgtccggtccacggcttcatccttacttgtgggatattctcttcccctacaggaaatggcaaagagagcacccagcaagagctgtccatatagctccccctctggctccgccccccagtcattctctttgccgctctgaacaagtagcatctccacggggatggtaaagagtatgtggtgttagttgtagttttttatttattctatcaagagtttgttattttaaaatagtgccggtttgtactatttactctacaacagaaaatgaagaagatttctgttaaagaggagtatgattttagcagtagtaactaaaatctgttgc is a genomic window containing:
- the NRBF2 gene encoding nuclear receptor-binding factor 2, encoding MEVMESPLNLAHQQSRKADRFLATGKYEEAIACHKKAAAYLSEAKRLTQSEQAQLSLELQRDSHIKQQLLIQERLKRARREEKLRTQPKAKEKESIAHLQASYRLSTDDVDSKNALLSAGQKPSSIPGKYLQETHSVFEREPDSLIYLLQKRREPLEEHKGNRIPKDDKTKLEEQATKIKELNLLVDTLLVENEKLKKENRKLRAEVVRLQKAPEKEIDVDTDFVEKSELWSLPQPMESSTNTAPSWQRFVANPGKGTNISIPNLPPLDIPLPDLPPLELPEDIQSQLKGLMDS